A region from the Geotrypetes seraphini chromosome 10, aGeoSer1.1, whole genome shotgun sequence genome encodes:
- the LOC117368531 gene encoding uncharacterized protein LOC117368531: protein MESSSRVDERGEVEDVEVSFLAGDSFAEEPLEQVACILPGGQLVQTDGLGAAGSPGVPERPGSSGTERGSTLRAAAVAGGGTADSLHSSSQMPEVAVRGGSVLASDVSSVVGTAGQGVSGGSAGVPGASTTAPSSRSYSMWIVGHSFIHWASERAGIRPGGRHLGLGHLGLRVSWWGQRGMRWSQLLVLLTDLRSRTSHPDILLIHLGGNDVDAWTGKDLVNRIKDDLRVVWDWFPGVLIVWSDIVPRPSRIASRRWTRGLAKLNRQVGKWVVGHGGWQILHDWVDVNCFGLFHTDGVHLSDVGWDLLLDDFASSCERFLSVR, encoded by the exons ATGGAGTCCTCCAGTCGGGTGGATGAGCGTGGTGAGGTGGAGGACGTTGAAGTGTCTTTCTTAGCTGGGGACTCGTTCGCGGAGGAGCCGCTGGAGCAG GTTGCGTGTATCCTTCCGGGAGGACAGCTGGTGCAGACGGATGGATTGGGAGCAGCTGGCAGTCCTGGAGTTCCTGAGAGACCTGGCTCTTCTGGTACGGAGCGTGGATCGACGCTGAGGGCTGCTGCAGTTGCTGGCGGAGGCACTGCGGATTCTCTGCACAGTTCATCCCAGATGCCGGAGGTTGCTGTTCGTGGCGGCTCGGTGCTCGCTTCTGATGTTTCTTCCGTGGTGGGGACTGCTGGCCAAGGCGTCTCTGGAGGGTCTGCTGGAGTTCCGGGAGCTTCTACTACAG CTCCCAGTTCCCGTTCCTATTCTATGTGGATCGTGGGCCATTCTTTCATCCACTGGGCTAGCGAACGTGCAGGTATCCGCCCAGGTGGTCGTCATCTCGGACTGGGGCATTTGGGACTTCGTGTTTCCTGGTGGGGACAACGTGGGATGCGTTGGAGTCAGCTGTTGGTCTTGTTGACTGATCTGCGATCCCGGACTAGTCATCCTGACATACTGCTGATCCATTTGGGGGGTAATGATGTGGATGCCTGGACGGGAAAGGACTTGGTCAATAGGATCAAGGATGATCTGCGGGTGGTGTGGGATTGGTTCCCGGGGGTGTTGATCGTATGGTCTGACATTGTGCCTCGTCCAAGTCGTATAGCGTCCCGACGTTGGACGAGGGGCCTGGCCAAGCTTAACAGACAAGTTGGGAAATGGGTGGTTGGTCATGGAGGGTGGCAGATACTGCATGATTGGGTTGATGTTAATTGTTTTGGTTtgtttcatacagatggggttcACTTGTCGGATGTGGGGTGGGACCTTTTGCTGGATGATTTTGCGTCCAGTTGTGAGAGGTTCCTCAGTGTTCGGTAG